In a single window of the Massilia oculi genome:
- the tssA gene encoding type VI secretion system protein TssA, producing MTDIDVNQPGPPLSAEHRSELESLLHPIREDLPTGPPIRFAPIFDVLREARREDDPRLPMGAWEQPGKRVDWARVEMLCKTTLSDYAKDLQIAAWLTEAWTRQQGFEGLLRGLLLVEGLLVRFWETVHPQVDEDGDPGFRVAPLEWMKNSLAITIRIHVPVLGQSGEPLGRFSLADWESMSGDASSPAAREMARRATDEGGQALQARADVIDYARACRGADAERSLQQVRHCVAAVLSIASVTEARLGEDAPDMSRLCDTLRAVERVLLQLGATGEAGAVPRDAVQEQAQPGAVAGKIPHEQAVPDDAAPTSHTSTAHDSPPDASELLGRRIDAICKAAGIHAPGNAERLMAMQIGLLHDQNTILQGATKDAAGQARRAGADAACAEFTALVGAVLSGKGTAR from the coding sequence ATGACCGACATCGACGTTAACCAGCCAGGCCCGCCACTGAGCGCCGAACACCGCAGCGAACTGGAATCGCTCCTCCACCCGATCAGGGAAGACCTGCCCACCGGTCCGCCGATCCGCTTCGCCCCCATTTTCGACGTGTTACGCGAGGCGCGCCGGGAAGACGATCCGCGTCTGCCGATGGGCGCTTGGGAGCAGCCTGGGAAGCGCGTCGATTGGGCCAGAGTCGAGATGCTCTGCAAGACGACATTGAGCGACTATGCCAAGGATCTGCAGATCGCCGCCTGGCTCACCGAAGCCTGGACGCGCCAGCAGGGTTTCGAAGGGCTCTTGCGCGGTTTGCTGCTGGTAGAGGGCCTGCTCGTGCGTTTCTGGGAGACCGTGCATCCGCAAGTGGACGAGGATGGCGACCCGGGTTTTCGCGTGGCGCCGCTCGAGTGGATGAAAAATTCGTTGGCGATCACGATCAGGATCCACGTTCCAGTGCTGGGCCAATCCGGCGAGCCGCTCGGGCGATTCAGCCTGGCGGACTGGGAAAGCATGTCGGGCGACGCTTCCTCGCCGGCTGCGCGAGAAATGGCGCGCAGGGCAACGGACGAGGGCGGCCAGGCGCTGCAGGCGCGTGCCGACGTCATCGACTATGCCAGGGCTTGCCGGGGAGCGGACGCCGAGCGCAGCCTTCAGCAGGTTCGCCATTGCGTGGCCGCCGTGCTGTCGATCGCCAGCGTGACCGAAGCGCGCCTGGGTGAGGATGCGCCGGATATGTCGAGGCTGTGCGATACACTGCGCGCGGTCGAGCGCGTATTGCTGCAACTTGGGGCCACTGGCGAAGCCGGCGCCGTCCCTCGGGATGCGGTGCAGGAGCAGGCGCAGCCCGGCGCGGTCGCGGGCAAGATCCCGCACGAGCAAGCAGTGCCTGACGATGCTGCCCCGACGAGCCACACGTCGACCGCCCACGACTCGCCGCCGGACGCGTCGGAACTGCTCGGCCGGCGCATCGACGCCATCTGCAAGGCGGCCGGAATCCATGCGCCAGGCAATGCCGAGCGCCTGATGGCGATGCAGATTGGACTGCTGCACGATCAGAACACGATCCTGCAAGGCGCCACGAAGGACGCGGCGGGCCAGGCGCGTCGGGCCGGGGCGGATGCCGCTTGCGCTGAGTTTACCGCGCTCGTTGGCGCCGTGCTGTCCGGCAAGGGGACGGCCCGCTAG
- a CDS encoding DNA-processing protein DprA translates to MMEESLFYASLGAALVGKLYIPPKLASEVLKTLAHAGATRGTVVELYADLYPTLPPLGSADLEVGIKLIERTLRAGVVALPVTSPAYPKSLALIDDAPPVIYYRGTLSTLSQVPGLAVVGTRKATPNGLVIAERIGKYFAEAGWVIVSGLALGIDAAAHRGALQGQGRTIAVMAHGLGTIYPKANAPLADEILASGGLLLSEYPVGIPAKPEQFVLRNRIQIGLSVGSVIVEGEEKSGTRTQAEYCLKNRRHLFAVLQNDATSALNLVSSLPMQLVSKRGAMPIYSRDDYARVENMLNAKKAQILGDNAILA, encoded by the coding sequence ATGATGGAAGAGTCTTTGTTCTATGCTTCACTCGGAGCGGCGTTGGTCGGCAAGTTGTACATACCGCCCAAGCTGGCGTCTGAGGTGTTGAAGACGCTTGCTCATGCAGGAGCAACACGAGGCACAGTCGTTGAATTGTATGCTGACCTGTATCCAACGTTACCGCCCCTTGGCTCTGCGGACTTGGAAGTTGGTATTAAGCTAATCGAAAGGACTCTTCGAGCGGGTGTCGTGGCATTGCCTGTGACCTCGCCAGCGTATCCTAAGAGCCTTGCTCTGATCGATGATGCTCCCCCGGTAATTTATTATCGCGGAACTCTATCGACACTTAGTCAAGTGCCTGGATTGGCAGTGGTAGGCACACGCAAAGCCACCCCTAATGGGCTGGTGATTGCAGAGCGGATTGGCAAGTACTTTGCGGAAGCTGGGTGGGTGATTGTTAGTGGGCTGGCGTTGGGTATTGATGCCGCTGCTCATAGGGGTGCTCTCCAGGGGCAAGGCAGGACAATTGCTGTCATGGCGCATGGGCTCGGTACGATCTATCCGAAGGCCAATGCTCCTCTGGCGGATGAAATCCTCGCTAGCGGTGGCTTGTTGCTGTCGGAGTATCCTGTTGGAATCCCTGCTAAACCAGAACAGTTTGTGTTAAGGAATCGTATTCAAATTGGTCTGTCTGTCGGCTCGGTTATTGTCGAGGGAGAAGAAAAGAGTGGCACAAGAACCCAAGCCGAGTACTGCCTAAAGAATAGACGGCATCTCTTTGCAGTATTGCAGAATGATGCCACTTCTGCTCTCAATCTCGTGTCGTCGCTGCCTATGCAGTTGGTGAGTAAGCGCGGTGCAATGCCAATTTACTCTAGGGATGATTACGCTAGGGTGGAGAATATGCTGAATGCGAAGAAGGCGCAGATTCTCGGTGATAATGCAATTCTTGCGTAG
- a CDS encoding carboxylesterase/lipase family protein has product MPRSPLSPLLAAALAFAAPWSFAGPVVTTDGGKVEGQVDAGIASWKGIPFAAPPVGGLRWRAPQAVQPWTGVRQATSHAADCMQLPFPSDAAPLGTKPDEDCLYLNVWKPAADGNKSEGKLPVLVWIYGGGFVNGGSSPPTYSGAELAKQGVVVVSFNYRIGRFGFFAHPQLTQEAGRKVGQEPALGNYGFMDQIAALQWVKRNVAAFGGDPANVTISGESAGGMSVNFLLTSPQSRGLFAKAVVMSGGDGGTAPTPLAGAEKVGVNFAAGKGITADDPKALDKLRALPAEQVVDGMNLANFRMQGMPTYHGPFADGRLAIDSGAAFAAGRMHKVPVMIGATSADIGGKTGYMVAGARSLAATLADHGVPVYAYRFSYVADSIAKPGAGAGHATDIPFFFDTVAVKYGEQATARDVAVGKAMSTYMVNFAKRGDPNGAGLPAWPRYARSEDRIMDFSAAGKPVALKDPWGGEIDAAAASRR; this is encoded by the coding sequence ATGCCGCGTTCCCCCCTCTCCCCCCTGCTCGCCGCCGCCCTGGCCTTCGCCGCGCCATGGTCGTTCGCCGGCCCGGTGGTGACGACCGACGGCGGCAAGGTGGAGGGACAGGTCGACGCCGGCATCGCCAGCTGGAAAGGCATCCCCTTTGCCGCCCCGCCAGTGGGCGGCCTGCGCTGGCGCGCGCCGCAAGCCGTCCAGCCCTGGACCGGGGTGCGCCAGGCCACCAGCCATGCGGCGGACTGCATGCAACTGCCCTTCCCCAGCGACGCCGCGCCGCTCGGCACCAAACCCGATGAAGACTGCCTGTACCTCAACGTCTGGAAGCCGGCCGCCGACGGGAATAAAAGCGAGGGCAAGCTGCCGGTGCTGGTCTGGATCTATGGCGGCGGCTTCGTCAATGGCGGCTCGTCGCCGCCGACCTATTCCGGCGCCGAGCTGGCGAAACAGGGCGTGGTGGTGGTCAGCTTCAATTACCGCATCGGCCGCTTCGGTTTCTTCGCCCATCCGCAACTGACGCAGGAAGCGGGCCGGAAGGTTGGCCAGGAACCCGCGCTCGGCAACTACGGCTTCATGGACCAGATTGCGGCGCTGCAGTGGGTCAAGCGCAATGTGGCGGCCTTCGGCGGCGATCCCGCCAACGTCACCATCAGCGGCGAATCGGCCGGCGGCATGTCCGTCAATTTCCTGCTCACGTCGCCACAGAGCCGCGGACTGTTCGCCAAGGCCGTCGTGATGTCGGGCGGCGATGGCGGCACGGCGCCGACGCCGCTGGCCGGCGCCGAAAAAGTCGGCGTGAACTTCGCAGCCGGCAAGGGCATCACTGCCGACGATCCGAAAGCGCTCGACAAGCTGCGCGCACTGCCGGCCGAACAGGTGGTGGACGGGATGAACCTGGCGAACTTCAGGATGCAGGGGATGCCGACCTACCACGGGCCGTTCGCCGACGGCAGGCTGGCGATCGACTCGGGCGCCGCCTTCGCCGCAGGCCGCATGCACAAGGTGCCGGTGATGATCGGCGCGACGAGCGCAGACATCGGCGGCAAGACCGGCTATATGGTCGCAGGCGCGCGCAGCCTGGCGGCGACGCTGGCCGACCACGGCGTGCCGGTATACGCCTATCGCTTCTCGTACGTGGCGGATTCCATCGCCAAGCCGGGCGCCGGCGCCGGCCATGCGACCGACATCCCCTTCTTCTTCGATACGGTGGCGGTCAAGTACGGCGAGCAGGCGACGGCCAGGGACGTCGCCGTGGGCAAGGCGATGAGCACGTATATGGTGAACTTCGCCAAACGCGGCGATCCGAATGGGGCGGGCTTGCCGGCCTGGCCGCGCTATGCGCGCAGCGAAGACCGGATCATGGATTTCTCGGCGGCGGGCAAGCCGGTGGCGCTCAAGGATCCCTGGGGCGGCGAGATCGACGCGGCCGCCGCGTCCCGTCGTTGA
- a CDS encoding TrkH family potassium uptake protein translates to MNKVIHPARAVALGFLLAILAGTAMLMLPLARADGGATPLMVAFFTSVSAVCVTGLVLVDTGTYWSGFGQSTIMVLFQLGGLGMMTAATLLGLMVNRSPKLRTRLMTQTETRSIGMGDISSVARVVLVVSVLFQLAIAAILTLRLQSDYGMGWGEAGWVGLFHAVSAFNNAGFSIHPDSMIRYAGDAAILVPVMLAAIIGGVGFPVLHDLRHRFRDPRHWSLHTKLTLSGTLILLLLGYVAILLFEWKNPQTLGAFGLLDKLMNGMFMSAAARTSGFNTVDVAALTRETWALHYFLMFIGGGSAGTAGGVKVGTVAVLVLLVIAEAKGHADTEAFGRRVGSSAQRQAITVLVLGSVIVAFGTVALLRISHFPTDQVIFEVIAAFGSAGLSTGITADLPVSGQLMLALLMFVGRVGTITFATSLVLGERRMPYRYPEEHPIVG, encoded by the coding sequence ATGAACAAGGTCATCCACCCCGCGCGCGCGGTCGCCCTGGGCTTCCTGCTGGCGATCCTCGCGGGCACCGCGATGCTGATGCTGCCGCTGGCGCGCGCCGACGGCGGCGCCACGCCGCTGATGGTGGCCTTCTTCACCTCGGTGTCGGCGGTGTGCGTGACCGGATTGGTCCTGGTCGATACCGGCACCTACTGGTCCGGCTTCGGCCAGTCGACGATCATGGTGCTGTTCCAGCTGGGTGGCCTGGGCATGATGACCGCCGCCACCCTGCTCGGCCTGATGGTGAACCGCTCACCGAAGCTGCGCACGCGCCTGATGACCCAGACCGAGACGCGCTCGATCGGCATGGGCGACATCTCGAGCGTGGCGCGGGTGGTGCTGGTGGTGTCGGTGCTGTTCCAGCTGGCGATCGCGGCGATCCTGACGCTCAGGCTGCAGTCCGACTACGGCATGGGCTGGGGCGAGGCCGGCTGGGTGGGACTGTTCCATGCGGTGTCGGCCTTCAACAACGCCGGCTTCTCGATCCACCCGGACAGCATGATCCGCTACGCGGGCGACGCCGCCATCCTGGTGCCGGTGATGCTGGCCGCCATCATCGGCGGCGTGGGCTTTCCGGTGCTGCACGACCTGCGCCACCGCTTCCGCGATCCGCGTCACTGGTCGCTGCACACCAAGCTGACCCTGTCCGGCACCCTGATCCTGCTGCTCCTCGGCTACGTCGCCATCCTGCTGTTCGAATGGAAGAATCCGCAGACCCTCGGCGCCTTCGGCCTGCTCGACAAGCTCATGAACGGGATGTTCATGTCGGCGGCGGCCCGTACCTCGGGCTTCAACACGGTCGACGTGGCGGCGCTGACCCGCGAAACCTGGGCCCTGCATTATTTTTTGATGTTCATCGGCGGCGGCAGCGCGGGCACGGCGGGCGGGGTCAAGGTGGGCACCGTGGCGGTGCTGGTGCTCCTGGTGATTGCCGAAGCCAAGGGCCACGCCGATACCGAAGCGTTCGGGCGCCGCGTCGGCTCGTCGGCCCAGCGCCAGGCGATCACGGTGCTGGTGCTGGGCAGCGTCATCGTGGCCTTCGGCACCGTCGCCCTGCTTCGTATCTCGCATTTCCCGACCGACCAGGTCATTTTCGAGGTGATCGCGGCCTTCGGCAGCGCGGGCCTGTCGACCGGCATCACCGCCGACCTGCCCGTGTCCGGCCAGCTGATGCTGGCCCTGCTCATGTTCGTGGGGCGGGTCGGCACGATCACCTTCGCGACCTCGCTGGTGCTGGGCGAGCGGCGCATGCCTTACCGTTATCCTGAGGAGCATCCAATTGTTGGGTAG
- a CDS encoding tyrosine-type recombinase/integrase: MSAMAVKKATAPGYYPDGGGLYLQVSPTGSKSWIYRFTLNKKERQMGLGSYPDVTLAKARELATASRLLAKSGVDPIAARDSQRATFQQQRTFSQCAEEYYEIHKHTWRNAKHTAQWTNTLKTYAYPFFGNKTISDVSKADILAALTPIWTTKAPTASRVKQRIHAVLDWAAAKDYRHNHDAGIWAQIARALPAAKGNRGNFAACPYKDVATTVSAIRMSGSDDAVKLALEFIILTAARTGEVRLAEWSEIDFDEKRRIIPGERMKSGNEHRVPLPARAVEILEAQKGQHPKLIFPNTKGKAYSDMVFTAALRRLGYQFTVHGFRSSFRDWAAEQTSYPHAVCEAALAHAQKDKTEAAYFRSDLFEKRRELMNDWALYCTPGN; the protein is encoded by the coding sequence ATGAGCGCAATGGCGGTGAAGAAGGCGACGGCCCCGGGATATTATCCAGACGGCGGCGGACTGTACTTACAAGTGTCGCCTACCGGGTCAAAGTCCTGGATTTACCGATTCACGCTCAACAAGAAGGAGCGGCAGATGGGCCTTGGCTCATACCCTGATGTCACGCTCGCAAAGGCACGGGAATTAGCGACAGCAAGCCGCCTACTTGCCAAGAGCGGTGTTGATCCAATAGCAGCACGAGATAGTCAACGCGCCACCTTTCAACAACAGCGGACCTTCTCCCAGTGCGCAGAGGAGTATTATGAAATTCACAAGCACACTTGGAGGAATGCCAAACACACTGCACAGTGGACGAACACGCTAAAGACATACGCCTATCCGTTCTTCGGCAACAAGACCATCTCGGACGTGTCAAAAGCTGACATTCTTGCGGCCCTTACCCCGATCTGGACGACGAAAGCGCCGACCGCCTCCCGGGTTAAACAACGTATCCATGCTGTTCTCGACTGGGCCGCAGCCAAGGACTACAGACACAATCATGACGCTGGCATCTGGGCACAGATCGCAAGGGCTCTTCCCGCAGCAAAGGGGAATCGCGGCAACTTCGCTGCCTGCCCCTACAAGGATGTCGCCACGACCGTCTCGGCAATCCGCATGTCAGGCAGTGATGATGCTGTCAAGCTGGCGCTGGAGTTCATCATACTAACGGCCGCACGGACAGGAGAAGTACGCCTTGCGGAGTGGTCAGAAATTGACTTTGACGAAAAACGACGCATTATCCCGGGTGAACGCATGAAGTCCGGCAACGAGCACCGAGTGCCACTCCCAGCCCGAGCAGTGGAGATTCTGGAAGCACAGAAGGGGCAACACCCCAAGCTAATCTTTCCTAACACGAAGGGCAAAGCGTACTCCGACATGGTATTTACAGCCGCACTGCGGCGGCTCGGCTATCAGTTCACCGTGCACGGGTTTCGATCCTCATTCCGCGACTGGGCAGCCGAACAAACCAGCTACCCACATGCAGTCTGCGAAGCAGCACTAGCCCATGCACAGAAAGATAAAACAGAGGCAGCCTACTTTCGTTCCGACCTGTTTGAAAAGCGCCGTGAGCTCATGAACGATTGGGCTTTATACTGCACGCCAGGGAATTGA
- a CDS encoding phosphoribosyltransferase: MTIVFTAMRIAHTTLCLTEYHRYWTTNEDGEKVRNPKFTQMCGRLLDVKGDPNGANFKASVQVYALLLSKALKDYPLAPYVSIDIAIVPKSEAGRVSPGLIAVAERLVALDKRFVIPRSPMLVRTKTIEKLANGGNRAPWVHTASIDAIIPRDRRGRAVLLLDDIGTTGNSLMACAELLYLAGAARVFPVVLGRTT, encoded by the coding sequence GTGACAATTGTATTTACAGCGATGCGAATCGCGCATACTACTCTTTGCCTGACGGAATACCATCGTTACTGGACGACTAACGAGGACGGTGAAAAGGTACGGAATCCTAAATTCACGCAGATGTGTGGCCGCTTGTTGGATGTCAAAGGCGATCCAAATGGCGCTAACTTCAAGGCATCAGTGCAGGTCTACGCACTCCTGTTGTCTAAAGCGCTGAAGGATTATCCGCTGGCTCCGTACGTGAGTATTGATATTGCAATTGTTCCCAAGAGTGAGGCTGGTAGGGTGTCTCCCGGCTTGATTGCTGTTGCTGAGCGTCTGGTGGCCCTTGATAAAAGGTTCGTGATTCCACGTTCGCCGATGCTTGTCCGTACGAAAACTATTGAAAAATTGGCTAATGGCGGCAATCGTGCTCCGTGGGTGCATACCGCCTCTATCGATGCCATCATCCCCAGGGACCGTAGGGGCCGTGCTGTGCTGCTTCTCGATGACATTGGCACAACTGGCAATTCACTAATGGCGTGTGCAGAGTTGCTTTATTTAGCTGGCGCTGCTCGCGTATTCCCGGTGGTATTGGGACGGACCACATGA
- a CDS encoding META domain-containing protein produces the protein MSKPSSIAVALATVLCAACSTYTAPPTNPAGPGTQAIALTGTTWRLHEIQSMDDATGNTRPPPDRIYTMRLTPDGRAAFQLDCNRGSTSYTIGTSEPGRGTITFSNLAMTRAMCPPGSLDSRIASDMGYVRSYIMQGDMLSLSLMADGGIYVWKPETATPPAR, from the coding sequence ATGTCGAAGCCATCGAGCATTGCCGTCGCGCTCGCGACAGTACTGTGCGCCGCCTGCAGCACCTACACGGCGCCACCGACCAATCCCGCCGGACCGGGCACCCAGGCCATCGCCTTGACCGGCACGACCTGGCGCCTGCACGAAATCCAGTCGATGGACGACGCCACGGGCAACACGCGGCCGCCGCCGGACCGGATCTATACGATGCGGCTGACGCCGGACGGCCGCGCCGCGTTCCAGCTGGACTGCAACCGGGGCTCGACGTCGTACACGATCGGGACCAGCGAGCCGGGCCGGGGCACAATTACGTTCAGCAACCTGGCGATGACCCGAGCGATGTGCCCGCCTGGATCGCTCGACAGCCGCATCGCCAGCGATATGGGGTATGTTCGCTCATACATAATGCAGGGCGACATGCTGTCCTTGAGCTTGATGGCCGATGGCGGCATCTATGTCTGGAAACCCGAGACGGCCACACCGCCCGCCCGGTGA
- a CDS encoding potassium channel family protein, with translation MGRIFTEQFAFSAGDSVVVIGLGRFGGAVAQSLMRLGHDVMGIDTREDLVQVWGDRLTHAVQADSTNENVMLQLGVADFSHAIVGIGSDLAASLMTLMVLTELGIKDIWVKAMTPEHGQIAQRIGAHHVIYPEADMGARVAHLITGRMMDFIEFEDGFAIAKINAPAETHNRTLAEAHVRSRFGVTVVGVKRANEDFQHALPETTIRSADLLIVSGPTKKIEMFAAGGKKRKAP, from the coding sequence TTGGGTAGAATTTTTACGGAGCAGTTCGCGTTTTCGGCCGGCGACAGCGTAGTCGTCATCGGCCTCGGACGCTTCGGCGGCGCGGTGGCGCAGTCATTGATGCGCCTTGGGCACGACGTGATGGGCATCGACACGCGCGAAGACCTGGTGCAGGTGTGGGGCGACCGCCTGACCCACGCGGTCCAGGCCGACTCGACCAACGAGAACGTGATGCTGCAGCTGGGCGTGGCCGATTTCTCGCATGCGATCGTCGGCATCGGCTCGGACCTGGCGGCCAGCCTGATGACCCTGATGGTCTTGACCGAACTGGGGATCAAGGACATCTGGGTCAAGGCGATGACGCCGGAGCACGGGCAGATCGCCCAGCGCATCGGCGCCCACCACGTGATCTATCCCGAGGCCGACATGGGCGCGCGCGTGGCGCACCTGATCACGGGGCGCATGATGGACTTCATCGAGTTCGAGGATGGATTTGCGATCGCCAAGATCAACGCGCCCGCCGAGACGCACAACCGCACGCTGGCCGAAGCCCATGTGCGCAGCCGCTTCGGCGTGACCGTGGTGGGCGTCAAGCGCGCCAACGAAGACTTCCAGCATGCGCTGCCGGAGACGACGATCCGCTCGGCCGACCTGTTGATCGTGTCGGGGCCGACCAAGAAGATCGAGATGTTCGCGGCCGGGGGCAAGAAGCGCAAGGCGCCGTAG
- the nhaA gene encoding Na+/H+ antiporter NhaA — MRIERRLSNTFQEFIASGKAGGAILILCTLVSLSIANSAWGPSYLGFWHIPLGGLTVELWINDLLMAVFFLLVGLELKREMYNGELSDLRNAMLPILAAAGGIVVPAGIHFALNGGTPTQAGVGIPMATDIAFALGVLALLGNRVPASLKVFLTALAVMDDLGAIIVIAVFYTAQLSVAYLAGALAVFAALRVMNKYLRVLALWPYLLGGALMWFLMLKSGVHATIAGVLLAFTIPYSAQEDDAASPSHQLEHVLHKPVAFLILPIFALANTGIVIGADWAAELTSLNSLGILLGLVLGKPVGILLFSFAAVAIGLCRLPLDLAWRHVLGAGMLGGIGFTMSIFITNLAFVGHADIINASKMSILAASVIAGTLGFVWLKLMGAPLASDRDLDTMDFDVDPPTQPK, encoded by the coding sequence ATGCGCATCGAACGACGACTTTCCAACACCTTCCAAGAATTCATTGCATCGGGCAAAGCCGGCGGCGCCATCCTGATCCTGTGCACCCTGGTTTCCCTGTCCATCGCCAATTCGGCGTGGGGCCCTTCCTACCTGGGCTTCTGGCACATCCCGCTCGGTGGCCTGACCGTCGAACTGTGGATCAACGACTTGCTGATGGCGGTCTTCTTCCTGCTCGTCGGCCTCGAACTCAAGCGCGAGATGTATAACGGCGAACTCTCCGACCTGCGCAATGCCATGCTGCCGATCCTGGCGGCGGCTGGCGGCATCGTGGTGCCGGCCGGGATCCACTTCGCCCTCAACGGCGGCACGCCGACGCAAGCCGGGGTCGGCATCCCGATGGCCACCGACATCGCCTTCGCGCTCGGCGTCCTGGCCCTGCTGGGCAACCGGGTGCCCGCCTCGCTCAAGGTGTTCCTGACCGCGCTGGCCGTGATGGACGACCTGGGCGCGATCATCGTCATCGCCGTGTTCTACACCGCGCAGCTGTCGGTCGCCTACCTGGCGGGCGCGCTCGCGGTCTTCGCGGCGCTGCGCGTGATGAACAAGTACCTGCGCGTGCTGGCCCTGTGGCCCTATCTGCTGGGCGGCGCGCTGATGTGGTTCCTGATGCTCAAGTCGGGCGTGCACGCGACCATCGCCGGGGTGCTGCTGGCCTTTACCATCCCCTACTCCGCGCAGGAGGACGACGCCGCTTCGCCGTCGCACCAACTGGAACACGTGCTGCACAAGCCGGTTGCCTTCCTCATCCTGCCGATCTTCGCGCTGGCCAATACCGGCATCGTGATCGGCGCCGACTGGGCCGCCGAGCTGACCTCTCTCAACAGCCTGGGCATCCTGCTCGGCCTGGTGCTCGGCAAGCCGGTCGGCATCCTGCTGTTCAGCTTTGCGGCGGTCGCGATCGGCCTGTGCCGCCTGCCGCTCGACCTGGCCTGGCGCCACGTGCTGGGCGCCGGCATGCTGGGCGGCATCGGCTTCACGATGTCGATCTTCATCACGAACCTTGCGTTCGTGGGACATGCGGATATCATCAACGCCTCGAAGATGTCGATCCTGGCCGCTTCGGTGATCGCGGGCACGCTCGGCTTCGTCTGGCTCAAGCTCATGGGCGCGCCGCTGGCTTCCGACCGCGACCTCGACACCATGGACTTCGACGTCGATCCGCCCACGCAACCAAAATAA